The segment GGAAGGGATACCGGTCGGAGGCGGAAACCTCCAGGGCCAGAGGTTCCAGGTAGAGCCTGAACCCGGCTCCCCAGGCCAGGTGGAACCCGTTTTGGTACCCCAGGCCCAGGGTGCCCGACAGGACTCCGCCGGGCACCTCCACGCTGGCCACGGGCCCTAGATGCACCCCAAAGGGATACCTCAGGTCCAGGCCCAGACCCACCGAGGTGTAGAGGTCGGCCAGGACTAGCCCAGGGAAGAGGTTGGCCTTGAAGAAGGTGAAGACCTCAGGGTTCTGGGAGACGAGGGCCTGCAGCTCCAGCCCGGTGTCGATCCCCAAGGGGCTAAAGGGCAAAAGGGCGCTTCCTTGCAGGTAGACGCCCTTATCGGGGGCATACCCCAGGCCCAGGGTGTTTTCCGGGTAGGCGGGGACCTGGGCCAGGGAGAGGCCAAGAAGCAAGGCCAGAAGAGCTAGGGTGCGCTTCATACCCCTTCCATCCTAGCAGAGGCCGGTTAGCATGGTGTCATGCTCGTGGGCTTTTCCCTGGGCGGGGAAGAGGGTTTGCTTCCCATTCGGGAGACTCCCCTCCTCATCCTGGTGGGCCTCACCGGGGTGGGGAAAAGCACCCTAGTGGAGGCCCTGGGCCTACCCCGCCTCCCCGACCGCCGGGAACTGGTGGACCTTTACGTTCTTCCCCGCTACGGGGCCAAGCCCCCCATCCCCCGGGAGGTGCGCTTCCAGCTCACCCGCCGCTTCCGGGAGGAGTTCCCTGGGGGGGTGGCGGAGGTCCTGGCC is part of the Thermus caldilimi genome and harbors:
- a CDS encoding bioflim formation protein, with translation MKRTLALLALLLGLSLAQVPAYPENTLGLGYAPDKGVYLQGSALLPFSPLGIDTGLELQALVSQNPEVFTFFKANLFPGLVLADLYTSVGLGLDLRYPFGVHLGPVASVEVPGGVLSGTLGLGYQNGFHLAWGAGFRLYLEPLALEVSASDRYPFLLSLLYLW